A portion of the Gossypium arboreum isolate Shixiya-1 chromosome 8, ASM2569848v2, whole genome shotgun sequence genome contains these proteins:
- the LOC128296272 gene encoding protein RESPONSE TO LOW SULFUR 3-like, whose translation MAPTMAAPEEDLRKRNQELEKELKESREREEQMRKELRKMWERLRVAEEAEERLCSQLGELEAESVNQARAYNAQILSLMDQLSKGSNLLINNHPSPASISIL comes from the coding sequence ATGGCTCCAACAATGGCGGCACCAGAGGAAGATCTGAGGAAGAGGAACCAGGAGTTAGAGAAGGAATTGAAGGAGAGTAGGGAAAGAGAGGAGCAGATGAGAAAGGAATTACGAAAGATGTGGGAAAGGCTGAGGGTCGCGGAAGAGGCGGAGGAAAGGCTCTGTTCTCAGCTGGGTGAGCTGGAAGCAGAGTCCGTCAATCAGGCCCGTGCTTACAACGCCCAAATACTTTCCCTCATGGACCAGCTCTCCAAGGGTAGCAACCTTCTCATCAACAACCACCCATCCCCTGCATCCATCTCCATCCTCTGA